Proteins encoded in a region of the Candidatus Fusobacterium pullicola genome:
- a CDS encoding tetratricopeptide repeat protein, which yields MKKVVYLCLALLLASCTSLENLKNETAKTDSSTEKNWNIGGELKTEKIILNTSATEGILSDISNSLKRGYVKEYNTTYRDNYEVYVGDYVSLPLGIGEDSYNMFFSPLGTSYELEIKDGKLYFRSIYQGNYEIMIYSAGSFSRKITIINKLKYEFTEQNNYEVIAQNYQSNNLKGLSNSVAVHRIAFPNSFRDKEISFMLIDLAGKDGNTKIIKEEIDFLQKYTKLDEYDKLNIVNSLKKVQDKNFELSSSLLEFDSSSQNLNQEIANLIITKDNPTQDEIIFLEKVYSVNSTPDENLGNYIGNWYVKNGNALKGAEYLNKGTMGNVGELLPALPTTNGQLIGNLPATENLEAKNYTQYLTFFEEGKKNFEKENYVEAVIYFEKALEIDKNYIEKKDIYFYLGQSHFRTENYSEAVKDYKNSLNLEKNDEKKAEIYYNIGMTYDKLGDSEQAVNYLTYVRQNYKNSPWSVKSSLYLLQQMQQYPQN from the coding sequence ATGAAAAAAGTTGTGTACTTGTGCTTAGCACTGTTATTAGCGAGCTGTACAAGTTTAGAGAATCTAAAAAATGAAACAGCTAAAACAGATAGTAGCACAGAAAAAAATTGGAATATAGGTGGAGAGCTTAAGACTGAAAAAATTATTTTAAATACTTCAGCCACAGAGGGTATTCTTTCTGATATTTCAAATAGCTTAAAAAGAGGTTATGTAAAGGAGTATAACACCACATATAGAGATAATTATGAGGTATATGTTGGTGATTATGTATCTCTACCATTGGGGATAGGAGAGGACAGTTATAATATGTTTTTTTCTCCATTGGGAACATCTTATGAATTAGAGATAAAAGATGGAAAATTATACTTTAGAAGTATCTATCAAGGTAACTATGAGATAATGATATATTCTGCTGGTTCTTTTAGTAGAAAGATAACAATTATAAATAAGTTAAAATATGAATTTACAGAGCAAAACAACTATGAGGTAATAGCCCAAAACTATCAAAGTAATAATTTAAAGGGGTTATCTAACAGTGTAGCTGTTCATAGAATAGCTTTTCCAAATAGTTTTAGAGATAAAGAGATATCTTTTATGTTAATAGATTTAGCTGGAAAAGATGGAAATACTAAGATAATAAAAGAAGAGATAGATTTCTTACAAAAATATACAAAGCTAGATGAATATGACAAGCTTAATATAGTAAACTCTTTGAAAAAGGTACAGGATAAAAACTTTGAATTGAGCTCATCACTACTTGAGTTTGATAGTTCATCACAAAACTTAAATCAAGAGATAGCAAATCTTATAATAACTAAGGATAATCCTACTCAAGATGAGATAATATTTTTAGAGAAAGTTTATAGTGTAAACTCAACTCCAGATGAGAATTTGGGAAATTACATCGGAAACTGGTATGTGAAAAATGGAAATGCTTTAAAGGGAGCTGAATATCTAAATAAGGGAACTATGGGAAATGTAGGGGAGCTACTACCAGCTTTACCTACAACTAATGGTCAACTTATAGGTAACCTACCAGCTACAGAAAACCTAGAGGCTAAAAATTATACTCAATATTTGACTTTCTTTGAAGAGGGAAAGAAAAACTTTGAGAAGGAAAACTATGTAGAGGCTGTAATATATTTTGAAAAGGCTTTAGAGATAGATAAAAATTATATAGAGAAAAAAGACATATACTTTTATCTAGGACAGAGCCATTTTAGAACAGAGAATTATTCAGAAGCTGTAAAAGATTATAAAAATTCTCTAAATTTAGAAAAAAATGATGAAAAAAAAGCAGAAATATATTATAATATAGGAATGACATACGATAAGCTTGGAGATAGTGAGCAAGCTGTAAATTATCTAACTTATGTAAGACAGAACTACAAGAACTCACCTTGGAGTGTAAAGAGTAGTTTATATCTATTACAGCAGATG
- a CDS encoding DUF1934 family protein, translated as MKKFIIKNTDSYGEKSFEVVKGTLRVEESQVIYEYESKLGRCEVTVSDRRVIISRKGEVSAIVDVDLDRKTEFVYVTKEMKKLFHIEGESIQRDSENGIIEFSYKIYEGNEELNRITIAIKEY; from the coding sequence ATGAAAAAATTTATAATTAAGAATACAGATAGCTATGGAGAAAAGAGTTTTGAAGTTGTTAAAGGAACTTTAAGAGTGGAAGAGTCACAAGTTATCTATGAATATGAGAGTAAATTAGGAAGATGTGAAGTAACTGTTTCAGATAGAAGAGTTATAATCTCAAGAAAAGGTGAAGTATCTGCAATAGTAGATGTAGACCTAGATAGGAAGACTGAGTTTGTATATGTTACAAAGGAGATGAAGAAACTTTTTCATATTGAAGGGGAGAGTATCCAAAGAGATAGTGAAAATGGAATCATAGAGTTTTCTTATAAGATTTATGAGGGGAATGAGGAGCTAAATAGAATAACTATAGCCATAAAGGAATATTAG
- the rlmH gene encoding 23S rRNA (pseudouridine(1915)-N(3))-methyltransferase RlmH, which produces MNINVVCIGKVKDKYILEGINEFLKRMQSFAKMKIVELKEDGNDSNRNVSIEKESEDILKTLEKLGGYNILLDIQGKNYSSEEMATEIERLTVNGVSTINFVIGGSYGVSQRVRENSQMRLSFSKMTFPHQLMRLILTEQIYRWFSIINNGKYHK; this is translated from the coding sequence TTGAATATAAATGTTGTGTGTATAGGGAAGGTAAAGGATAAGTATATCTTAGAGGGAATAAATGAGTTCTTGAAAAGAATGCAATCTTTTGCTAAAATGAAGATAGTAGAGTTAAAAGAAGATGGAAATGATAGTAATAGAAATGTTTCTATTGAGAAAGAGTCTGAGGATATCTTGAAAACACTTGAAAAATTAGGTGGATATAATATACTATTAGATATACAAGGAAAAAACTACTCATCAGAGGAGATGGCTACTGAGATAGAGAGATTGACTGTGAATGGAGTCAGTACAATAAACTTTGTGATAGGTGGTTCATATGGTGTATCTCAAAGAGTAAGAGAGAATAGTCAGATGAGACTTAGTTTTTCAAAGATGACATTTCCACATCAACTTATGAGATTGATACTTACTGAACAGATATACAGATGGTTCAGTATAATAAACAATGGAAAATATCATAAATAA
- the mutL gene encoding DNA mismatch repair endonuclease MutL, giving the protein MGRIRILDESVSNIIAAGEVVENPASMIKELLENSLDAESKSIRVEVKNGGRDVAIIDDGVGMSQEDLLLSIERHATSKISKKDDLYNLYTYGFRGEALSSISAVSKMTLSSRSEEDEVGSQITVLGGKVTSLKDVQRNRGTTIEIKELFFNTPARLKFLRKPTTEYINIKDIIIQEALSNPDVAIMLILDGKVSIKTSGNGIDNTIVEIFGKNILKNMKKFKLGYLGNGAIYRSTKDSIFIFINNRMVKSKIVENAVIDGYYTKLMKGKYPFAIIFLDVNPKDVDVNVHPSKKIVKFADEEGIYNYVLKEIEETFARDDDFVSPTLQERIEKEESKFLDFSEFEKFTPMKSEPQRFEEMLVEKEEKKESKVESIIYEDEELENEEEIPSSNYTETDDIIDEYPIQEIKEEESNFKVEEPQEEKKEKASVEVVKTQRVEERKKIEFRVIGQVFGTFILVERDGIFEIYDQHIVHERILYEKLKSQYYGTEVSMQQLLVPIRVMVDPRERELIFEEEENFSKAGFEVDRFSDNEILIRAVPMIDFRDSIENIFRNILKNIKENRNVDIRESILISMSCKGAIKANERLTHEEMEKIVGELHEIGEYTCPHGRPIIVKISRDDLEKLFKRK; this is encoded by the coding sequence TTGGGAAGAATAAGAATATTGGATGAATCTGTATCAAATATTATTGCTGCTGGAGAGGTTGTAGAAAATCCAGCAAGTATGATAAAGGAGTTATTGGAGAACTCATTAGATGCAGAGAGTAAAAGCATAAGAGTAGAGGTAAAAAATGGTGGAAGAGATGTAGCTATAATAGATGATGGAGTAGGAATGTCTCAAGAGGATCTATTGCTTTCTATTGAAAGACATGCTACAAGTAAAATTTCTAAAAAGGATGATTTATACAATCTATATACCTATGGATTTAGAGGAGAGGCTCTCTCTTCAATAAGTGCAGTTTCTAAGATGACACTATCGTCTAGGAGTGAAGAGGATGAGGTAGGCTCTCAGATTACAGTTTTAGGTGGAAAGGTTACAAGCTTAAAAGATGTTCAAAGAAATAGAGGAACAACCATTGAGATAAAAGAACTATTTTTTAATACTCCAGCTAGATTAAAATTTTTAAGAAAACCAACAACTGAATATATTAATATAAAGGATATAATAATACAGGAGGCTCTATCTAATCCAGATGTAGCTATAATGCTAATATTAGATGGAAAGGTAAGTATAAAAACTAGTGGAAATGGAATAGACAATACCATTGTAGAGATATTTGGTAAAAACATTCTAAAGAATATGAAAAAGTTTAAATTGGGATATCTAGGAAATGGAGCTATATATAGAAGTACAAAGGATTCGATATTTATCTTTATAAATAATAGAATGGTAAAATCTAAAATTGTAGAGAATGCAGTAATAGATGGATATTATACAAAGCTTATGAAGGGAAAATATCCATTTGCTATCATATTTTTAGATGTTAATCCAAAAGATGTAGATGTGAATGTACACCCATCTAAAAAGATTGTAAAATTTGCTGATGAAGAGGGGATATACAACTATGTCCTAAAGGAGATAGAGGAAACCTTTGCTAGAGATGATGATTTTGTATCTCCAACACTTCAAGAGAGAATAGAAAAAGAGGAGAGTAAATTTTTAGATTTTTCAGAATTTGAAAAATTTACTCCGATGAAATCTGAACCTCAAAGATTTGAAGAGATGTTAGTAGAAAAAGAGGAGAAAAAGGAGAGTAAAGTTGAAAGTATCATCTATGAAGATGAGGAGTTAGAGAATGAAGAGGAGATACCTTCATCTAACTATACTGAAACAGATGATATAATAGATGAGTATCCTATTCAAGAGATAAAAGAGGAAGAGAGTAATTTTAAAGTAGAGGAGCCTCAAGAGGAAAAGAAAGAGAAGGCTAGTGTTGAAGTAGTTAAGACTCAAAGAGTTGAAGAGAGAAAGAAAATAGAGTTTAGAGTTATTGGACAGGTGTTTGGAACATTTATTCTAGTAGAGAGAGATGGAATATTTGAAATATATGATCAGCATATAGTTCACGAAAGAATACTCTATGAAAAATTAAAATCTCAATATTATGGAACAGAGGTAAGTATGCAACAACTTCTAGTTCCAATAAGAGTGATGGTAGACCCAAGGGAAAGGGAGTTAATATTTGAAGAGGAGGAGAATTTTTCTAAGGCAGGTTTTGAAGTGGATAGATTTTCTGATAATGAGATATTAATAAGAGCTGTTCCTATGATAGATTTTAGAGATAGTATTGAAAATATATTCAGAAATATTTTAAAGAATATTAAAGAGAATAGAAATGTAGATATAAGAGAGAGTATATTGATATCTATGTCTTGCAAGGGGGCTATCAAGGCAAATGAGAGGTTGACACATGAGGAGATGGAGAAGATAGTAGGAGAGCTACATGAGATAGGAGAGTATACATGTCCACACGGTAGACCAATCATAGTTAAGATAAGTAGAGATGATTTGGAAAAACTTTTTAAAAGAAAGTAG
- a CDS encoding transglycosylase SLT domain-containing protein gives MKKIISIFIFFIYFNLGFSYKNQDYTLFLDGKKAYYSKNYSLAQLNFETLMKTFPLSLILSNNYAYFYIGMNYYHLENYEKAAYYLEKAVYISTNLLTDNSQTENLHLFAERDFALGDSLMKIGETQKAITYLNRVGSNTYYPFISYYEKKALEILKEYSPIYEKKLQLKFEYNFSVMDDFSVPELLKIGKFFSSKKDYEKAVEFYTLLLSKNNLSQKEKAEIYTDYFELLMTNKEYDEILKLTKNYNNEFSDIFKYYRGITFYKKRDFSRALYLFNSIGKGDFYSKANYYSAGIYFTLNDYNNVIANLKNVKDKNIITDSMAAFSYLYLNDEKNSQKAITKLAQKYPDTYIGLYFKRSLEKENLPLTQFSSLEDLINFSNTILSTQLPLPQDFIPKADILELDQLSQIAELEDREILKVAFQKSSFAKKRNPEGTLATTLILESGNFYELAFKNSLLSLKDFADYKELFRYNFPLYYQDIIRECSKKYDVPQELIYTIIHTITGFNPFYISDDSKFGIMNIPYTDDNSLRFFELFDVNTNIEEGTKILKNLLTKYNGNKIKTLIAYVYGEEYLDLIFFGYTNDINFASITIPEERFFLQNMFMTYIFYSRIYNF, from the coding sequence ATGAAAAAAATTATATCTATTTTTATATTTTTTATATATTTCAATCTTGGTTTTTCCTATAAAAATCAAGACTATACTCTTTTCCTAGATGGGAAAAAAGCCTATTACAGTAAAAATTATTCACTGGCTCAACTTAACTTTGAAACACTGATGAAGACTTTTCCTTTGTCATTAATTTTATCAAATAACTATGCCTATTTCTATATCGGTATGAATTACTACCATTTAGAAAATTATGAAAAGGCTGCTTACTATTTAGAAAAAGCTGTATATATCTCAACTAACCTATTAACAGATAATAGTCAAACTGAAAATTTACACCTTTTTGCAGAAAGAGATTTTGCTCTTGGAGATTCCCTTATGAAAATTGGTGAAACTCAAAAAGCTATAACTTACCTAAACAGAGTAGGCTCTAATACTTACTATCCTTTCATATCTTACTATGAAAAAAAAGCTTTGGAGATATTGAAGGAGTATTCACCCATTTACGAGAAAAAATTACAATTAAAATTTGAATATAACTTTTCTGTAATGGATGATTTCTCTGTTCCAGAATTATTAAAAATCGGTAAATTCTTCTCTTCAAAGAAAGATTATGAAAAAGCTGTAGAGTTCTATACACTTCTATTAAGTAAGAATAATCTTTCTCAAAAGGAAAAGGCTGAGATATATACTGACTATTTTGAGCTTTTAATGACAAATAAAGAGTATGATGAGATTTTAAAGCTTACTAAAAATTACAACAACGAGTTTTCAGATATATTCAAATACTATAGAGGGATCACTTTCTACAAGAAGAGAGATTTTTCCAGAGCACTTTATCTTTTTAACTCTATTGGAAAAGGAGATTTTTACTCTAAAGCTAACTACTATTCAGCTGGTATATATTTTACTCTGAATGACTATAACAATGTTATTGCTAATTTAAAAAATGTAAAGGATAAGAATATTATTACTGATTCTATGGCTGCTTTCTCATATCTTTACCTAAACGATGAGAAAAACTCACAAAAAGCTATCACTAAGTTAGCTCAAAAATATCCAGATACCTATATAGGTCTTTATTTCAAAAGATCATTAGAGAAGGAGAATCTTCCTCTTACACAATTTAGCTCATTAGAGGATTTAATAAACTTCTCTAACACTATTTTAAGTACTCAACTACCTCTACCTCAAGATTTTATCCCAAAGGCTGATATTTTAGAGTTAGATCAACTTTCTCAAATAGCTGAACTTGAAGATAGAGAGATATTAAAAGTTGCTTTTCAAAAAAGTAGCTTTGCTAAAAAGAGAAATCCAGAGGGTACTTTAGCTACAACTTTAATATTAGAGAGTGGGAATTTCTATGAATTAGCATTTAAAAACTCACTTTTGTCTCTAAAGGATTTTGCTGATTACAAGGAGTTATTTAGATATAACTTCCCCCTTTACTATCAAGATATAATTAGAGAGTGCTCAAAAAAATATGATGTTCCACAGGAATTAATATATACTATCATACATACTATTACTGGATTTAATCCATTCTATATTTCTGATGATTCAAAATTTGGTATTATGAATATTCCGTATACAGATGATAACTCTCTAAGATTCTTTGAGCTTTTTGATGTGAATACAAATATTGAAGAGGGAACTAAGATATTAAAAAATCTTCTAACAAAGTATAATGGGAATAAGATAAAAACACTGATAGCTTATGTATATGGGGAGGAGTACCTTGACCTGATATTTTTCGGTTATACTAATGATATTAATTTTGCCTCTATTACTATTCCAGAGGAAAGATTTTTCTTACAAAATATGTTTATGACATATATTTTCTATTCAAGAATCTATAATTTTTAA
- the recJ gene encoding single-stranded-DNA-specific exonuclease RecJ codes for MRNTRWIYRENQISHNIEPNIDRDILNLLYNRNIKDSEEIHNFLNTSLDNIHSPLLLKDVDRAVERVLKAKENGEDIWIYGDYDVDGITSTSLCYLALSELDISPKYYIPLRDEGYGLNKEAMDYIKSQGGKVIITVDCGISAHPEIEYANSLGLDIIVTDHHEINNGNPPAYAVINPKREDNEFPYKYLAGVGTAFMLIYALFDKLGKKEDLYKYLDIVAIGTVADIVPLLEENRIFTKFGMEQLNRSHWLGISMLIRKIFEDYQTRKFSTYDIGFIIAPIFNAAGRLEDAKRAVELFIEKDHRICTEIINELLNNNSERKEIQETILERAIFKIENEKLFENSVLVVAEEGFHHGVIGIVASKILDRYYKPTIIMEIKPEEGIATASCRSIEGFNMIEALNSMKELFVKYGGHAGAAGFSIKIENIDEFSRRINEYAKKNIPESSLIKPVKLDITIPAYKISYDFIDKISLLEPFGFGNPSPLFALNNCEISGLRPIGKEKTHTMFNVKKDNLEIKNCVWFNSDDVFSEVASITHADIAFKLKLETYKDRYQYKMYVEDMQLPSHKENLYERYYSLYNTVFPIETVIYTRKNLENSELKLIYHDYEVDVTLNRNYLTTLDNQTSYLLLELRKNYGYNFKVSIKDIILKDENYNVHIVIDRDYEFVSYSLKQGELFRDIKNFLLGDFNYNSIQKTVLASVFKEKKNTLAIVEKGRGLNTIIQTIGLYYKSMGEKVLLVTDTVPSKRTLSCVDVADEFQEGYSYYIVDKKMDFSPFSDKNSLVFSNENIEIEGFNKIVDNYTLPENIVFVDEELLTKRDLFSNILPISMRKEILASLDKYSVLYCNRDILLYL; via the coding sequence ATGAGAAACACAAGATGGATATATAGAGAGAATCAAATCTCTCACAATATTGAACCTAATATAGATAGAGATATTCTCAATCTTCTATACAATAGAAATATAAAGGACTCTGAAGAGATTCACAATTTTTTAAATACATCTCTAGATAATATACACTCCCCTCTACTTCTTAAGGATGTGGATAGGGCTGTTGAAAGAGTACTAAAAGCTAAAGAAAATGGTGAGGATATCTGGATATATGGAGATTATGATGTAGATGGTATCACCTCTACCTCTTTATGTTATCTGGCTCTATCTGAACTTGATATCTCTCCTAAATACTATATCCCATTGAGAGATGAGGGGTATGGATTAAATAAGGAGGCTATGGACTATATAAAGTCTCAAGGTGGAAAGGTAATTATCACTGTTGACTGTGGAATATCTGCTCATCCAGAGATAGAGTATGCTAATTCATTAGGACTGGATATAATTGTTACTGACCACCATGAAATCAACAATGGAAATCCTCCAGCCTATGCTGTAATAAATCCTAAAAGAGAGGATAATGAGTTTCCATATAAATATCTTGCTGGTGTAGGTACTGCCTTTATGCTTATCTATGCCCTATTTGATAAACTTGGTAAAAAAGAGGACCTATATAAATACCTTGATATTGTAGCAATAGGTACTGTTGCTGATATAGTTCCACTTTTAGAAGAGAATAGAATATTCACTAAATTTGGAATGGAGCAACTTAATAGAAGTCATTGGCTTGGAATAAGTATGCTTATAAGAAAAATATTTGAGGACTATCAAACTAGAAAATTCTCTACCTATGATATTGGATTTATTATAGCTCCAATCTTCAATGCCGCTGGAAGATTAGAGGATGCTAAGAGAGCTGTGGAACTCTTTATAGAAAAAGACCATAGAATATGTACAGAGATAATAAATGAACTGTTAAATAACAATAGTGAAAGAAAAGAGATACAGGAAACTATCCTAGAAAGAGCTATCTTTAAGATAGAAAATGAAAAACTCTTTGAAAATAGTGTTCTAGTAGTGGCAGAAGAGGGCTTCCATCATGGAGTAATAGGAATAGTTGCTTCTAAGATACTGGATAGATACTACAAACCTACTATAATCATGGAGATAAAACCAGAGGAAGGGATAGCCACTGCTTCATGTAGAAGTATTGAGGGATTCAATATGATAGAGGCTCTCAACTCTATGAAGGAACTTTTTGTAAAATATGGTGGACATGCTGGGGCAGCTGGATTTTCTATCAAGATTGAGAATATAGATGAGTTCTCTAGAAGAATTAATGAGTATGCTAAGAAAAATATTCCTGAATCTTCTTTGATAAAACCTGTTAAGTTGGATATCACTATTCCAGCCTATAAAATCTCTTATGATTTTATAGATAAGATATCTCTTTTAGAGCCTTTTGGTTTTGGAAACCCTTCTCCTCTTTTTGCTCTAAATAACTGTGAGATATCTGGGCTTCGTCCTATTGGAAAAGAGAAGACTCACACTATGTTCAATGTAAAAAAAGATAATCTTGAGATAAAAAACTGCGTTTGGTTTAATAGTGATGATGTATTTAGTGAAGTTGCTTCTATTACACATGCTGATATAGCTTTCAAACTAAAACTTGAAACCTATAAGGATAGATACCAATATAAGATGTATGTTGAGGATATGCAACTCCCTAGTCACAAAGAAAATCTATATGAGAGATATTACTCTCTATATAATACAGTTTTTCCTATTGAAACTGTAATCTATACTAGAAAAAATTTAGAAAACTCTGAATTGAAACTTATTTACCATGATTATGAGGTAGATGTTACTCTTAATAGAAACTATCTAACTACACTGGATAATCAAACCTCTTATCTTCTATTGGAATTAAGAAAAAACTATGGTTATAACTTCAAAGTTAGTATAAAGGATATTATACTAAAAGATGAAAACTATAATGTACATATTGTAATTGATAGAGATTATGAGTTTGTATCATACTCTTTAAAACAGGGAGAACTATTTAGAGATATAAAGAATTTCCTACTTGGTGATTTTAACTATAACTCTATACAAAAAACTGTTCTTGCCTCTGTTTTTAAAGAGAAAAAAAATACCCTTGCTATTGTAGAAAAGGGAAGAGGATTAAATACTATTATCCAAACTATTGGACTATACTATAAAAGTATGGGAGAAAAGGTGCTTCTTGTTACTGACACTGTTCCTTCTAAGAGAACTTTAAGCTGTGTAGATGTAGCTGATGAATTCCAAGAGGGATACTCTTACTACATAGTTGATAAGAAAATGGATTTTTCACCTTTTTCAGATAAAAATTCACTTGTTTTCTCAAATGAAAATATTGAAATAGAGGGATTTAATAAGATAGTTGATAACTATACTCTACCTGAAAATATAGTTTTTGTAGATGAAGAGTTACTAACTAAAAGAGATCTCTTTTCTAATATACTCCCAATCAGTATGAGAAAAGAGATTTTAGCTTCACTTGATAAGTACTCTGTGCTTTATTGTAATAGGGATATATTACTATATTTATAA
- a CDS encoding MetQ/NlpA family ABC transporter substrate-binding protein produces the protein MTNLSKKLCTTLLAFSILGSYSFAKSLKVGASAVPHAEILQAVKPQLKEKGVNLEIIEFNEYVTPNLALASGDLDANFFQHAPYLEKFRTERNLKISQIGEGVFISPIAAFSDKYKSLDEVKKGGVVAIPSDPTNGGRALLLLHHKGIITLKDPTDLSATEFDIIKNPKKLKFKSIEAPQLPRVIKDVDVAVINCNYALQANLDPTKDSIAIEGPESPYANIVAVRDENINDPDVKLLVDELRTENIKNFINETYKGSVIAAF, from the coding sequence ATGACAAATTTATCAAAAAAACTATGTACAACACTTTTAGCTTTTTCTATACTAGGAAGTTATTCCTTTGCTAAATCACTTAAAGTTGGGGCTTCAGCTGTTCCACATGCAGAGATTTTACAAGCTGTTAAACCTCAACTAAAGGAAAAGGGTGTAAACTTGGAGATTATTGAATTTAATGAGTATGTTACTCCTAACTTAGCTCTAGCTAGTGGAGATTTAGATGCAAACTTTTTCCAACATGCACCTTATCTTGAAAAATTCAGAACAGAAAGAAATCTAAAAATCTCTCAAATTGGTGAAGGAGTTTTTATCTCTCCGATAGCTGCTTTCTCTGACAAATATAAATCTTTAGATGAGGTAAAAAAAGGTGGAGTAGTTGCTATACCTAGTGATCCTACAAACGGTGGAAGAGCTTTATTACTTCTTCATCACAAGGGAATTATTACATTAAAAGACCCTACTGACCTTAGTGCTACTGAATTTGATATTATAAAAAATCCAAAAAAATTAAAATTTAAATCTATTGAAGCTCCACAATTACCACGTGTAATAAAAGATGTTGATGTGGCTGTTATAAATTGTAACTATGCTCTTCAAGCAAACTTAGACCCTACAAAAGACTCTATAGCTATTGAAGGTCCTGAATCTCCTTATGCTAATATAGTGGCTGTTAGAGATGAAAACATTAATGATCCTGATGTAAAACTTTT